The Setaria viridis chromosome 6, Setaria_viridis_v4.0, whole genome shotgun sequence genome contains a region encoding:
- the LOC117859784 gene encoding uncharacterized protein, with protein sequence MHAPRKFKKAFMAALLLSLRAAGQASKSMGLRERRDAVRLSSDVAMALASARAGGAAPRPTPAWARALVARHAAERRNEAVMRRIMGGAGYEMAAAAVAAARGRKEARSRRIVRKSRRVCSGAAGRKRRSALTAAAANSGGGRCGAMAAARWMVKARLQVLRSLVPGGEALRGLSLLSETLDYVVCLKTQVELMQCLCKGSRPQLG encoded by the coding sequence ATGCATGCCCCGAGGAAGTTCAAGAAGGCCTTCATGGCGGCGCTCCTGCTGAGCCTGCGTGCGGCCGGTCAGGCGTCCAAGTCCATGGGCCTCCGGGAGCGCCGGGACGCCGTCAGGCTCTCCTCCGACGTGGCGATGGCGCTGGCGTCTGCCCGGGCCGGCGGGGCGGCACCACGCCCGACGCCGGCGTGGGCGCGCGCCCTCGTCGCCAGGCACGCGGCGGAGCGGCGCAACGAGGCGGTCATGCGCCGCATCATGGGCGGCGCCGGCTACGagatggccgccgcggcggtggcggcggcgaggggcaggAAGGAGGCGCGGAGCAGGAGGATCGTGAGGAAGTCCCGCCGGGTgtgcagcggcgccgccgggaggaagaggaggagcgcgctgacggcggcggcggcgaacagcGGTGGCGGCAGATGCGGcgcaatggcggcggcgaggtggatgGTGAAGGCGAGGCTGCAGGTGCTGAGGAGCCTGGTGCCCGGAGGGGAGGCGCTGCGTGGCCTCTCCCTTCTGAGCGAGACGCTGGACTACGTCGTCTGCCTGAAGACACAGGTGGAGCTCATGCAATGCTTGTGCAAAGGATCCCGTCCCCAGCTGGGTTGA
- the LOC117860092 gene encoding tetraspanin-8, whose protein sequence is MARPRCSNAVFASFNVLTLLLGAAVLAWGIYAGRGATDCERLLRTPALLLGAAIMAVSAAGIAGACCRASLLLWIYLFLAALLILVVLCFAAFALAVTNAGAGRAVSGRGFKEYRLGDYSSWLRRRVEDGRTWGRIRSCLTEAGVCRSLQSNRTFDEFVNDNLSPLQSGCCKPPTECNFAYLNETYWTKPSGPSNSSNPDCDTWSNDQSELCYGCQSCKAGVLGNLKNSWKKIAIINAAFIVLLIVVYSLGCCVLRNNRRHKYTLVGK, encoded by the exons ATGGCGCGGCCGCGTTGCAGCAACGCCGTCTTCGCGTCCTTCAACgtcctcaccctcctcctcggcgcggcCGTGCTCGCGTGGGGCATCTACGCCGGCCGCGGTGCCACCGACTGCGAGCGCTTACTCCGCACGCCGGCCCTGCTCCTCGGCGCTGCCATCATGGCCGTCTCCGCGGCCGGCATCGCGGGCGCCTGCTGCCGCGCGTCGCTCCTCCTCTGGATCTACCTTTTCCTCGCCGCACTGCTCATCCTCGTCGTGCTCTGCTTCGCCGCCTTCGCGCTCGCCGTCACaaacgccggcgccgggcgggccGTGTCCGGGAGAGGGTTCAAGGAGTACCGGCTCGGGGACTACTCCAGCTGGCTCAGGCGGAGGGTGGAGGACGGACGCACGTGGGGAAGGATCAGGAGCTGCCTTACGGAGGCCGGCGTGTGCCGGAGCCTGCAGAGCAACCGGACATTCGACGAGTTCGTCAACGACAACCTCTCGCCGCTGCAA TCTGGATGCTGCAAGCCCCCAACTGAATGCAACTTCGCATACCTGAACGAGACCTACTGGACCAAGCCCTCTGGCCCCAGCAACTCTTCCAACCCTGACTGCGACACCTGGTCGAACGACCAGTCTGAGCTCTGCTACGGCTGCCAGTCTTGCAAGGCCGGCGTCCTGGGTAACCTCAAGAACAGCTGGAAGAAGATTGCCATCATCAATGCGGCCTTCATCGTTCTCCTCATCGTCGTCTACTCCCTCGGGTGCTGCGTGCTTCGGAACAACCGGCGGCACAAGTACACTCTAGTTGGGAAGTAG